A window of Cryptomeria japonica chromosome 3, Sugi_1.0, whole genome shotgun sequence contains these coding sequences:
- the LOC131874460 gene encoding disease resistance protein RPV1-like — MIVTTRDKHVLNLAQIDVVYKMEGLEYEEALRLFSWHAFLKPEPDKIFRKESKRIVKACCGLPLAIEAAGDLLHDKKESLEYWREALRTPQSICHQKIYDVVKISYDNLIYQGKKIIVDIACIFSGKEVMQGIRYWKRFNWDAHTAVTNLVLIRIGDDDVFIMHGLLRDMGKAIRKEDNPSPFSFICLLVLIPRFKLYIKFCTNKRSEKTRNVQEAMPLLDAADFLSKTGFTTSNFGLNVL; from the coding sequence CCTGGCACAGATAGACGTGGTTTACAAGATGGAAGGACTGGAGTATGAGGAAGCTCTGCGTTTGTTCTCTTGGCATGCATTTTTGAAGCCCGAGCCGGAtaaaatatttagaaaagagtCGAAAAGGATTGTGAAGGCCTGTTGCGGTCTGCCCCTGGCAATTGAAGCTGCGGGAGATCTTTTGCACGACAAAAAGGAATCTCTTGAATACTGGAGAGAAGCTTTGAGAACCCCACAGAGCATCTGTCACCAGAAAATTTATGACGTGGTCAAGATTAGTTATGATAATCTCATTTATCAGGGGAAAAAGATAATTGTGGATATCGCTTGCATTTTCAGTGGTAAAGAGGTAATGCAGGGCATCCGATACTGGAAAAGATTCAACTGGGATGCGCATACGGCGGTCACAAATCTTGTGCTTATAAGGATAGGCGATGATGATGTATTTATTATGCACGGCCTTCTTAGAGATATGGGAAAGGCGATTAGAAAAGAAGATAATCCCTCACCTTTCTCTTTCATCTGTCTCCTTGTGTTGATCCCTCGGTTCAAATTGTACATTAAATTTTGTACTAATAAAAGATCAGAGAAGACTAGAAATGTGCAGGAAGCGATGCCTTTACTGGATGCTGCTGATTTTTTAAGCAAAACTGGATTTACAACTTCAAACTTCGGTTTGAACGTCCTGTAG